The Bradyrhizobium ottawaense genome window below encodes:
- a CDS encoding hybrid sensor histidine kinase/response regulator, which translates to MDDLLREFLTETSESLDTVDNQLVKFEQEPNNAKILDNIFRLVHTIKGTCGFLGLPRLEALAHAGETLMGKFRDGMPVTGQAVTVILSSIDRIKEILAGLEATEAEPEGTDRDLIDKLEAMVEQGMAAMAAGAAAAPVAEAPPLVPEAPVAAAAPANLTSGTLIDQTLERPLRPGEVSLDELERAFRETAIEAPTPVAQAEAKPAPAAEAPAPVAKETAKEAKSAKEKAAPKKSMADEGASEGDRIANQSIRVNVDTLEHLMTMVSELVLTRNQLLEISRRNEDTEFKVPLQRLSNVTAELQEGVMKTRMQPIGNAWQKLPRIVRDLSSELGKQIELEMHGADTELDRQVLDLIKDPLTHMVRNSADHGLETPAERLASGKGEQGTIRLSAYHEGGHIIICIADNGRGLNTEKIKAKAISSGLVTEAELEKMSEAQIHKFIFAPGFSTAAAITSVSGRGVGMDVVRTNIDQIGGTIDIKSVAGEGSSVTIKIPLTLAIVSALIVEAAGDRFAIPQLSVVELVRARANSEHRIERIKDTAVLRLRNKLLPLIHLKKLLKIDDGAASDPENGFIVVTQVGSQTFGIVVDGVFHTEEIVVKPMSTKLRHIDMFSGNTILGDGAVIMIIDPNGIAKALGAAGSSAHDMGDENGAHHIGSGEQTTSLLVFRAGSSQPKAVPLGLVTRLEELPADKIEFSNGRYMVQYREQLMPLVAMEGVTIASQGAQPILVFADDGRSMGLVVDEIIDIVEERLNIEVGGSASGILGSAVIKGQATEVIDVGHFLPMAFADWFTRKEMKPSMHSQSVLLVDDSAFFRNMLAPVLKAAGYRVRTAPTAQEGLAALRAQSFDVVLTDIEMPDMNGFEFAEVIRSDNNLGSMPIIGLSALVSPAAIERGRQAGFHDYVAKFDRPGLIAALKEQTAGAAGASELNRAAA; encoded by the coding sequence ATGGATGATCTGTTGCGGGAGTTTTTGACGGAGACCAGCGAGAGCCTGGACACCGTCGACAACCAGTTGGTGAAGTTCGAGCAGGAGCCGAACAACGCCAAGATCCTGGATAACATCTTCCGCCTGGTCCACACCATCAAGGGCACCTGCGGCTTCCTCGGATTGCCGCGGCTCGAAGCGCTGGCGCATGCCGGCGAGACGTTGATGGGCAAATTCCGTGACGGCATGCCGGTGACCGGGCAGGCGGTGACGGTGATCCTGTCCTCGATCGACCGCATCAAGGAAATCCTCGCCGGCCTCGAGGCGACCGAAGCCGAGCCCGAGGGGACCGACCGCGATCTCATCGACAAGCTGGAAGCGATGGTCGAGCAGGGCATGGCGGCAATGGCCGCGGGCGCTGCCGCCGCTCCCGTTGCCGAAGCTCCGCCGCTGGTGCCGGAAGCCCCGGTTGCCGCTGCTGCGCCGGCAAACCTGACCTCGGGCACGCTGATCGACCAGACCCTGGAGCGCCCGCTGCGTCCGGGCGAAGTCTCGCTCGACGAGCTCGAGCGCGCCTTCCGCGAGACCGCGATCGAGGCGCCGACGCCTGTTGCTCAGGCTGAAGCCAAGCCCGCGCCGGCCGCTGAAGCGCCCGCGCCCGTTGCCAAGGAAACCGCCAAGGAAGCAAAGTCCGCCAAGGAGAAGGCCGCGCCGAAGAAGTCGATGGCCGACGAGGGCGCCAGCGAAGGCGACCGCATCGCCAACCAGTCGATCCGCGTCAACGTGGATACGCTGGAGCATCTGATGACCATGGTTTCCGAGCTGGTGCTGACCCGCAACCAGCTGCTGGAGATCTCCCGCCGCAACGAGGACACCGAGTTCAAGGTGCCGTTGCAGCGCCTGTCCAACGTCACCGCCGAGCTGCAGGAAGGCGTCATGAAGACGCGCATGCAGCCGATCGGCAATGCCTGGCAGAAGCTGCCCCGCATCGTCCGCGACCTGTCGAGCGAACTCGGCAAGCAGATCGAATTGGAGATGCACGGCGCCGACACCGAGCTCGACCGCCAGGTGCTCGACCTGATCAAGGACCCGCTCACCCACATGGTGCGCAACTCCGCCGATCATGGCCTGGAGACCCCCGCCGAGCGTCTCGCATCCGGCAAGGGCGAGCAGGGCACCATCCGCCTGTCCGCCTATCACGAGGGCGGCCACATCATCATCTGCATCGCCGACAACGGCCGTGGCCTCAACACCGAGAAGATCAAGGCCAAGGCGATCTCCTCAGGGTTGGTCACCGAGGCCGAGCTCGAGAAGATGAGCGAAGCCCAGATCCACAAGTTCATCTTCGCGCCCGGCTTCTCCACCGCAGCCGCCATCACCTCGGTGTCGGGCCGCGGCGTCGGCATGGACGTGGTGCGCACCAATATCGACCAGATCGGCGGCACCATCGACATCAAGTCGGTGGCCGGCGAGGGAAGCTCCGTCACCATCAAGATCCCGCTGACGCTGGCGATCGTCTCCGCCCTGATCGTCGAAGCCGCCGGCGACCGCTTTGCGATCCCGCAGCTCTCGGTGGTCGAGCTGGTGCGGGCCCGCGCCAACTCAGAGCACCGCATCGAGCGCATCAAGGACACCGCGGTCCTCCGTCTGCGCAACAAGCTGCTGCCGCTGATCCATTTGAAGAAGCTGCTCAAGATCGACGACGGCGCCGCGTCCGATCCCGAGAACGGCTTCATCGTGGTCACGCAAGTCGGCAGCCAGACCTTCGGCATCGTCGTCGACGGCGTGTTCCACACCGAAGAAATCGTGGTGAAGCCGATGTCGACCAAGCTGCGTCACATCGACATGTTCTCCGGCAACACCATCCTGGGCGATGGCGCGGTGATCATGATCATCGACCCCAACGGCATTGCCAAGGCGCTTGGCGCCGCCGGCTCCTCGGCCCATGACATGGGCGACGAGAACGGCGCGCACCACATCGGATCGGGCGAGCAGACCACTTCGCTGCTGGTGTTCCGCGCCGGCTCGTCGCAGCCCAAGGCGGTCCCGCTTGGCCTCGTCACCCGCCTGGAAGAGCTGCCCGCCGACAAGATCGAGTTCTCGAACGGCCGCTACATGGTGCAATACCGCGAGCAGCTGATGCCGCTCGTTGCCATGGAAGGCGTCACCATTGCCAGCCAGGGCGCCCAGCCGATCCTGGTGTTCGCCGATGACGGCCGCTCCATGGGCCTCGTCGTCGACGAGATCATCGACATCGTCGAGGAACGGCTCAACATCGAGGTCGGCGGCTCCGCCTCCGGCATCCTCGGCTCGGCCGTGATCAAGGGCCAGGCCACCGAGGTGATCGACGTCGGCCACTTCCTCCCGATGGCGTTCGCCGACTGGTTCACCCGCAAGGAGATGAAGCCGTCGATGCACTCGCAGTCGGTGCTGCTGGTCGACGACAGCGCCTTCTTCCGCAACATGCTGGCGCCCGTGCTCAAGGCCGCCGGCTACCGCGTCCGCACCGCGCCGACCGCGCAGGAGGGCCTCGCGGCACTGCGGGCGCAGAGCTTCGACGTGGTCCTGACCGACATCGAGATGCCCGACATGAACGGGTTCGAGTTCGCGGAAGTTATCCGCTCCGACAACAATCTGGGCTCGATGCCGATCATCGGCCTGTCCGCGCTGGTGTCGCCGGCGGCGATCGAGCGCGGCCGTCAGGCCGGCTTCCACGACTATGTCGCCAAGTTCGACCGTCCCGGTCTGATCGCGGCGCTGAAGGAACAGACCGCGGGTGCCGCCGGCGCCTCCGAGCTGAACCGGGCAGCGGCGTAA
- a CDS encoding response regulator transcription factor produces MAEQSSRGEIFVVDDDPAVRDTLSMVLKAAGYEVICFADGAALLSVARNRTPAAILLDVNIPGKSGLDILKELHGEDYPAPIFMISGQGDIAMAVGAIKSGALDFIEKPFRGSEIVGRLDEAIGAYARRQAENASPKFGSLHFPGREPLTRREREVLEQFASGASNKEAGRTLGISPRTIEDHRANIMKKLGARNAADLIRIVMTAAQRAS; encoded by the coding sequence ATGGCCGAACAAAGCTCTCGCGGTGAAATCTTCGTGGTCGACGACGACCCTGCCGTTCGCGACACCCTGTCGATGGTGTTGAAGGCGGCGGGCTATGAGGTGATCTGTTTTGCGGACGGCGCAGCGCTGCTCTCCGTCGCGCGAAACCGCACACCGGCTGCGATCCTGCTCGACGTGAACATTCCCGGAAAGTCGGGCCTCGACATTCTGAAGGAACTGCACGGCGAGGATTATCCGGCGCCGATCTTCATGATCTCCGGACAGGGCGACATCGCGATGGCGGTGGGCGCGATCAAGAGCGGCGCGCTGGACTTCATCGAGAAGCCGTTCCGCGGCAGCGAAATCGTCGGCCGGCTCGACGAGGCGATCGGCGCCTATGCGCGCAGGCAGGCGGAGAACGCCTCGCCGAAATTCGGCTCGCTGCACTTCCCCGGACGTGAGCCGCTGACGCGCAGGGAGCGCGAGGTGCTCGAGCAGTTCGCCTCCGGTGCGTCCAACAAGGAAGCCGGCCGCACCCTCGGCATCAGCCCGCGCACCATCGAGGATCACCGCGCCAACATCATGAAGAAGCTCGGCGCGCGCAACGCCGCCGATCTGATCCGCATCGTGATGACCGCGGCCCAGCGCGCGTCGTAA
- a CDS encoding response regulator, protein MPHGSIIESPKRETQMGTEGLRHILVVDDDPMVCMAIEVYLQRNNFRVTIAEGGEAGLRALEHQQFDLMIIDIFMPHMRGFESIRLFHERAPVIPLIAMSGYAFANLNSPAPDFLRMALELGAARCLRKPFTPHALLAAINDCLAEHRPDGDIASAARLG, encoded by the coding sequence GTGCCCCACGGTTCAATTATTGAATCGCCAAAACGGGAAACTCAAATGGGGACAGAAGGTCTGCGCCATATTCTCGTTGTCGACGACGACCCGATGGTCTGCATGGCCATCGAGGTCTATCTCCAGCGCAACAATTTTCGGGTAACGATTGCCGAAGGAGGTGAAGCCGGACTGCGCGCGCTCGAACACCAGCAATTCGATCTGATGATCATCGATATCTTTATGCCGCACATGCGCGGCTTCGAATCGATCCGGCTCTTTCACGAGCGGGCGCCGGTCATTCCGCTGATCGCGATGTCCGGCTACGCCTTTGCAAATCTGAATTCGCCTGCACCCGATTTCCTCCGGATGGCGCTCGAGCTCGGTGCCGCACGCTGTCTGCGCAAGCCGTTCACGCCGCACGCGCTGCTCGCCGCCATCAACGATTGCCTGGCGGAGCACCGTCCCGACGGCGACATCGCCTCGGCCGCGCGATTGGGTTAG
- a CDS encoding Crp/Fnr family transcriptional regulator, with product MVRSANGFLSALSADDYESIRPHLRTVDLPHDAVLVETGEALKRAYFPHRGVISLVVKLAKGEHVQVAMIGRDSLLGTLSTMGDASALNTAIVLVPGVASVMDLDRLRIAADQSSTLRTLLTRHGLAVYAQVQQTAGCNAAHPVESRLSRCLLHTHDLSGDYRLLLTQEAMAQMIGARRNSVSLVANTLQQANFIHYSRGHIQITNLDGLRQTACECYATVKAQYDRLLGAR from the coding sequence ATGGTGCGCTCAGCCAACGGTTTCCTGTCCGCACTGTCGGCAGACGACTATGAATCGATCCGCCCGCACCTGCGAACAGTCGACCTGCCCCATGACGCAGTGCTGGTCGAGACCGGCGAGGCGCTGAAGCGCGCGTATTTTCCCCACCGCGGCGTCATTTCGCTGGTGGTGAAACTCGCCAAGGGCGAGCATGTGCAAGTCGCCATGATCGGCCGAGACAGCCTGCTCGGGACGCTCTCGACCATGGGCGATGCGTCCGCGCTGAACACCGCCATCGTGCTGGTTCCGGGCGTCGCGTCGGTGATGGATCTCGACCGGCTGCGGATCGCCGCCGATCAGAGCAGCACCCTGCGCACGTTGCTGACGCGCCACGGGCTCGCGGTCTACGCCCAGGTCCAGCAGACGGCAGGCTGCAATGCCGCCCATCCGGTGGAGTCGCGGCTGTCGCGCTGCCTGTTGCACACGCATGACCTCTCGGGCGACTACCGGCTGCTGCTGACCCAGGAGGCCATGGCGCAGATGATCGGCGCACGGCGCAACAGCGTGTCGCTGGTCGCCAACACCCTGCAACAAGCCAATTTCATCCATTACAGCCGCGGGCACATCCAGATCACCAACCTCGACGGCCTGCGCCAGACGGCGTGCGAATGCTACGCCACCGTGAAGGCCCAGTACGACCGGCTGCTCGGCGCGCGCTGA
- a CDS encoding CheR family methyltransferase produces the protein MTPTEYEYLRKFLKDNSGLDLSADKQYLIESRLLPLARKAGLSGIGELVQKLQGGSRTVITDVVEAMTTNETFFFRDKVPFDHFRDTIMPEIIKARAARRSIRIWCAAGSTGQEPYSLAMCLKEMGAALTGWRIEIIATDLSQEVLEKAKAGIYSQFEVQRGLPIQMLMKYFKQTGETWQVNPELRAMIQHRQLNLLHDFAQLGTFDVIFCRNVLIYFDQDTKINIFNRLARQIEPDGFLVLGAAETVVGLTDTFRPIPERRGLYKPNDPRAAAAKPALAGAAPRLAAMAGR, from the coding sequence GTGACCCCGACCGAGTATGAGTATCTGCGTAAATTCCTGAAGGACAATTCCGGTCTCGATCTTTCCGCAGACAAGCAATATCTGATCGAAAGCCGCCTGCTGCCGCTGGCCCGCAAGGCCGGGCTCTCCGGCATCGGCGAACTCGTGCAGAAGCTGCAGGGCGGCTCGCGCACGGTGATCACCGACGTGGTCGAAGCCATGACCACCAACGAGACCTTCTTCTTCCGCGACAAGGTCCCGTTCGATCATTTCCGCGACACCATCATGCCCGAGATCATCAAGGCGCGGGCCGCCCGCCGCAGCATACGGATCTGGTGCGCCGCCGGCTCGACCGGGCAGGAGCCCTATTCGCTGGCGATGTGCCTGAAGGAGATGGGCGCGGCCCTTACCGGCTGGCGCATCGAGATCATCGCGACCGATCTGTCGCAGGAGGTGCTGGAGAAGGCCAAGGCCGGAATCTACAGCCAGTTCGAGGTGCAGCGCGGCCTGCCGATCCAGATGCTGATGAAATATTTCAAGCAGACCGGCGAGACCTGGCAGGTTAATCCCGAATTGCGGGCGATGATCCAGCACCGGCAGCTCAACCTGCTGCACGATTTCGCGCAGCTCGGCACCTTCGACGTCATCTTCTGCCGCAACGTGCTGATCTATTTCGATCAGGACACCAAGATCAACATCTTCAACCGGCTGGCGCGCCAGATCGAGCCCGACGGCTTCCTGGTGTTGGGTGCGGCCGAAACCGTGGTCGGCCTGACCGATACGTTCCGGCCGATTCCGGAGCGGCGCGGCCTCTACAAGCCGAACGATCCGCGTGCCGCAGCCGCCAAGCCGGCTCTCGCCGGCGCCGCGCCGCGCCTGGCGGCCATGGCAGGACGATAG
- a CDS encoding Hpt domain-containing protein, with product MFEVTVAPAQKALDAEPAREPRAYEALVREIGEDGACEVRDVFWSETSARLQLFRTLPPAQHHARIAREAHSLKSAAGTFGYVRLAALALRLEKSAERLGDGEFRDLLDLMDAAYAAARAQEPQG from the coding sequence ATGTTTGAAGTCACCGTCGCGCCCGCGCAGAAGGCGCTCGATGCCGAGCCTGCGCGCGAGCCGCGCGCTTACGAAGCGCTGGTGCGCGAGATCGGCGAGGACGGTGCCTGCGAAGTGCGCGATGTATTCTGGAGCGAGACTTCCGCGCGCCTGCAATTGTTTCGCACGCTCCCGCCGGCGCAGCATCACGCCAGGATCGCGCGCGAAGCGCATTCGCTGAAGAGCGCGGCCGGAACGTTCGGCTATGTCAGGCTCGCGGCGCTGGCGCTGCGACTGGAGAAGTCCGCAGAGAGGCTCGGCGATGGCGAATTCCGCGATCTCCTGGACCTGATGGACGCCGCCTACGCCGCCGCGCGCGCGCAGGAGCCGCAGGGCTAA
- a CDS encoding response regulator: MPRSSLSPIPSNLPDGAERRALQLLVVDDDATQRSLITVAAKQAGHEVTVAPSVADAIEKLRAARFDCVTLDLVLEDGDGIDVLREMAAAKFGGAVIVISGMDGKRRSAARSFARSVGIELQSLPKPLDLAALRISLANLGKTAMGLPAIHTWGGVATDAIVERHRA; the protein is encoded by the coding sequence ATGCCCAGAAGTTCTCTTTCCCCCATCCCCTCAAACCTGCCCGACGGCGCCGAGCGGCGTGCGCTTCAGCTCCTTGTGGTCGATGACGACGCCACGCAGCGCAGCCTGATCACGGTCGCCGCCAAGCAGGCCGGCCACGAAGTCACCGTGGCGCCGTCAGTGGCGGATGCGATCGAGAAGCTCCGCGCCGCGCGCTTCGACTGCGTGACGCTCGATCTCGTGCTGGAGGATGGCGACGGCATCGACGTGCTGCGCGAGATGGCGGCGGCGAAGTTCGGTGGCGCGGTGATCGTCATCAGCGGCATGGACGGCAAGCGCCGCAGCGCCGCCCGCAGCTTCGCCCGGTCCGTCGGGATCGAGCTCCAGAGCCTGCCGAAGCCGCTCGACCTTGCGGCCTTGCGCATCAGCCTCGCCAATCTCGGCAAGACCGCGATGGGCCTTCCGGCGATCCACACCTGGGGTGGTGTTGCCACCGACGCGATCGTGGAACGCCACCGCGCGTAA
- a CDS encoding chemotaxis protein CheW, which produces MNKKTQVGEGAMVEYVTAMIGGQLFGLPISRVQDVFMPERVTRVPLSSREIAGVLNLRGRIVTVVDMRARLGLPQPEDGKVPMAVGVDLRGESYGLLIDQIGEVLRLPEAGMEENPVNLDPRMAKLAGGVHRLDGQLMVVLDVDRVLELETKVQMAA; this is translated from the coding sequence ATGAACAAGAAGACGCAAGTGGGCGAAGGCGCCATGGTCGAATACGTCACCGCGATGATCGGCGGCCAGCTGTTCGGCCTGCCGATCTCCCGGGTCCAGGACGTGTTCATGCCCGAGCGCGTCACCCGCGTGCCCTTGTCCTCGCGCGAGATCGCGGGCGTGCTCAATCTGCGCGGCCGCATCGTCACCGTGGTCGACATGCGCGCCCGCCTCGGCCTGCCGCAGCCCGAGGACGGCAAGGTGCCGATGGCGGTCGGCGTTGACCTCCGCGGCGAATCCTATGGCCTCCTGATCGACCAGATCGGCGAGGTGCTGCGCCTGCCGGAAGCCGGCATGGAAGAAAATCCCGTCAACCTCGACCCCCGCATGGCCAAGCTCGCCGGCGGCGTCCATCGCCTCGACGGCCAGCTCATGGTCGTCCTCGACGTCGATCGCGTCCTCGAGCTCGAAACCAAAGTGCAGATGGCTGCGTGA
- a CDS encoding Crp/Fnr family transcriptional regulator, with amino-acid sequence MIASGRPSNQLLQMLDAADLDLLRPHLATVEMVRKSVLCEAGAALRYVYFPHGGSVSITVGLSEGQMIEVAMLGRDSVVGGGAALAGGIAPTDAVVLFPGTASVLEIAAFRTVAAASAPFRQLMVRHEQALLAHAQQSLLCNTLHPVEARLARWLLRARDLSDSEILPLTQEALAQMLGVRRNAVSLVAHALQRAGIIHYSRGQIEILDLRALETTSCDCHSAVKAHHLRLVGTGP; translated from the coding sequence ATGATTGCGAGCGGCCGCCCGTCCAACCAATTACTGCAAATGCTCGACGCGGCAGATCTCGATCTGCTGCGTCCGCATCTCGCCACAGTCGAAATGGTCAGGAAATCTGTCTTGTGCGAGGCGGGTGCTGCGCTGAGATATGTCTACTTCCCGCATGGCGGATCCGTTTCGATCACGGTGGGCCTGTCCGAAGGACAGATGATCGAGGTGGCGATGCTGGGCCGCGACAGTGTCGTCGGTGGCGGCGCGGCGCTTGCCGGCGGCATCGCGCCGACAGACGCGGTCGTGCTGTTCCCAGGGACCGCTTCCGTGCTGGAAATCGCAGCTTTCCGTACGGTCGCTGCCGCAAGCGCGCCGTTTCGCCAGCTGATGGTCCGCCATGAGCAGGCCTTGCTCGCGCATGCGCAGCAGTCGCTGCTCTGCAATACGCTGCACCCGGTCGAGGCGCGCCTCGCGCGCTGGCTCCTGCGTGCCCGCGATCTCTCGGACAGTGAAATCCTGCCGCTGACCCAGGAGGCGCTGGCGCAGATGTTGGGCGTACGGCGCAATGCCGTCTCGCTGGTCGCGCATGCGCTGCAGCGGGCCGGCATCATTCACTACAGCCGCGGCCAGATTGAAATCCTCGATCTGCGGGCGCTGGAGACGACGTCCTGCGACTGCCATTCGGCCGTGAAAGCCCACCACCTCCGCCTGGTAGGAACCGGGCCGTGA
- a CDS encoding response regulator → MKTCLVVDDSSVVRKIARRILEGLEFQVTEAEDGSKALEICQRQLPDAVLLDWNMPVMDGFEFMGHMRRLPGGDQPKVVFCTTENNVAHIAQALSGGANEYIMKPFDKDIIADKFAEVGLIPVGQAMV, encoded by the coding sequence ATGAAGACATGTTTGGTGGTCGATGATTCCAGCGTCGTTCGCAAGATCGCGCGCCGGATCCTGGAAGGCCTGGAATTCCAAGTCACCGAAGCCGAGGACGGCTCGAAGGCGCTCGAGATCTGTCAGCGGCAGCTGCCCGACGCGGTGCTGCTCGACTGGAATATGCCGGTCATGGACGGCTTCGAATTCATGGGCCACATGCGCCGCCTGCCCGGCGGCGACCAGCCCAAGGTGGTGTTCTGCACCACCGAGAACAATGTGGCTCATATTGCCCAGGCGCTCAGCGGCGGCGCCAACGAGTACATCATGAAGCCTTTCGACAAAGACATCATCGCCGACAAGTTCGCTGAAGTTGGTTTGATCCCGGTCGGACAAGCCATGGTCTGA